Below is a genomic region from Mycolicibacterium neworleansense.
GAACGCCTCGTACTGGCTTTCGTCGGCGTACGCGATCGGCAGGGCGGGGTTCGCGGACCACCCGAGGAGGCACAGCACCGCTGCCGCCATGACTTTCTTCGATGAAACTCTGGGACGGGCCGAACATGGCCGCACAGCACGATGACACAGCGCCATCGGGTCTCCTCTTCGTTGAGTGTCCTGCAGAGCGCCGGCCGGACGGCCACGCCTGAGTCAAGACAGCACCCGGTGGTGCTGACGCCGTGTCTGCCGCAACGATGGAACCGCCGAGTGCGAACCTCAGCCGGTGGTCGCGGCCAATCCGCTGGTGACCGAGGGCGCGGCGAGACTCCGCATACACACCTCACGACCGACGGTGCGCAACTGGAAACCCACCCGGTCCTCGGGCTCCTCCCCGTACGAGATACGGGTGGTGGCCGAGTTGATCGCCGCGCCAAGGGGAGTCGGCCAGCCGCGCAGGGCATGCACGATGCTGCGCAGTGTCTGCAGCGTGGTGACCGCCGCCTGCCAACCGTATGCGGTCGTGACGCAGCCGACCGACCGGCCGGACAGGTACGGGCTCGCGTCCTCGCGCAGGTCCTCGATGTAGTCGAGCGCGTTCTTGACCAGCCCCGAGACGGACCCGTGGTACCCGGGCGAGGCGATGATCACCCCGTCGGCACGCCGCAGGGATTCGACCAACCGCACCGCCTCGTCGACGTTCTCCGACTCCGGGTCGTACATCGGCAGCCGCGCGAGGTCGTCCCCGCCGAAGAGCTCGGTGCGCGCGCCGGCGGCCCTTGCCTCGTCCAGGGCGATCCGCAGTGCCGACTCCGTCGACGAGCCGCGCCGCAGTGTTCCGCCGAGCCCGACGATGTACGGTTGTGTCGCGGATTCCATCGTGGTACTCACACCATCCTCATCAATCCGTCATGGCCCCAGGCGAAACCTGGTTTGAGTGTGTAGTTCTCGGGTGTCCAGGTCTGCGGATCGACAGTCCGCGAACCCCAGCCGTATTCGAAATGCCAGCCGGACGGGTTACGGAAGTAGAACGAGAACACCCGGTCGTTGTGATGGCGGCCGGTCGACGTACTGGTGATCCCCCGATCCAGACACACGTCGTAGCTGTGACCGACA
It encodes:
- a CDS encoding NADPH-dependent FMN reductase — its product is MESATQPYIVGLGGTLRRGSSTESALRIALDEARAAGARTELFGGDDLARLPMYDPESENVDEAVRLVESLRRADGVIIASPGYHGSVSGLVKNALDYIEDLREDASPYLSGRSVGCVTTAYGWQAAVTTLQTLRSIVHALRGWPTPLGAAINSATTRISYGEEPEDRVGFQLRTVGREVCMRSLAAPSVTSGLAATTG